A portion of the Bombus terrestris chromosome 3, iyBomTerr1.2, whole genome shotgun sequence genome contains these proteins:
- the LOC100649873 gene encoding ubiquitin-conjugating enzyme E2 G1 isoform X1, with protein sequence MKLFHGRILALLPDFLTNELNKNPVEGFSAGLIDDNDIYQWEVLIIGPPDTLYEGGFFKAHLQFPKEYPLRPPRMKFITEIWHPNIEKNGNVCISILHEPGDDKWGYEKASERWLPVHTVETILISVISMLADPNDESPANVDAAKEWRESYAEFKRKVARCVRKSQEECL encoded by the exons ATGAAACTCTTCCATGGTAGAATACTTGCTTTGTTACCAGATTTTTTAACCAACG aattaaataaaaacccAGTAGAAGGGTTTTCAGCAGGCCTCATAGACGACAATGACATATATCAGTGGGAAGTACTCATTATTGGACCTCCAGACACATTATA tgAAGGTGGGTTTTTCAAAGCACACTTACAGTTTCCAAAAGAATACCCACTTAGGCCACCAAGAATGAAATTCATAACAGAAATATGGCATCCAAACA tcgAAAAGAATGGTAATGTATGCATATCGATTTTACACGAACCTGGAGATGATAAGTGGGGCTATGAAAAAGCATCAGAACGGTGGTTACCAGTTCACACAGTTGAGACTATTCTCATAAGTGTTATTAGTATGCTTGCAGATCCTAATGATGAAAGTCCTGCTAATGTGGATGCTGCC AAAGAGTGGAGGGAAAGCTATGCAGAATTCAAGAGAAAGGTGGCGAGGTGTGTCAGAAAGAGCCAAGAGGAGTGTTTGTAG
- the LOC100649873 gene encoding ubiquitin-conjugating enzyme E2 G1 isoform X2: MSEPQSALLLRKQLAELNKNPVEGFSAGLIDDNDIYQWEVLIIGPPDTLYEGGFFKAHLQFPKEYPLRPPRMKFITEIWHPNIEKNGNVCISILHEPGDDKWGYEKASERWLPVHTVETILISVISMLADPNDESPANVDAAKEWRESYAEFKRKVARCVRKSQEECL; the protein is encoded by the exons ATGTCAGAGCCACAGTCCGCGCTTCTACTACGAAAACAATTAGCAG aattaaataaaaacccAGTAGAAGGGTTTTCAGCAGGCCTCATAGACGACAATGACATATATCAGTGGGAAGTACTCATTATTGGACCTCCAGACACATTATA tgAAGGTGGGTTTTTCAAAGCACACTTACAGTTTCCAAAAGAATACCCACTTAGGCCACCAAGAATGAAATTCATAACAGAAATATGGCATCCAAACA tcgAAAAGAATGGTAATGTATGCATATCGATTTTACACGAACCTGGAGATGATAAGTGGGGCTATGAAAAAGCATCAGAACGGTGGTTACCAGTTCACACAGTTGAGACTATTCTCATAAGTGTTATTAGTATGCTTGCAGATCCTAATGATGAAAGTCCTGCTAATGTGGATGCTGCC AAAGAGTGGAGGGAAAGCTATGCAGAATTCAAGAGAAAGGTGGCGAGGTGTGTCAGAAAGAGCCAAGAGGAGTGTTTGTAG
- the LOC100649762 gene encoding ovarian-specific serine/threonine-protein kinase Lok, whose protein sequence is MNDEQIVLTLPATQSVDAVYLTPLESSQEKTTKPVWGRLCPIKLPFKTMEMTKDVYTLGRAESCDICVTSNELKPKWLSVMSKIHFKITREYIGNGNDAIVYLEDLSQNGTFVNKKKIGRGNKIILESNDIISLAQPIVTVYIFMSTTACESNNLPPELKDKYTMSYKLGSGACGEVNMVFHKIGCQKFAMKTIMKIGNTTNGQKHPLNDPEKIMNEVKILKALKHPCIIRMVEIVDTPKAVYIVLELMEGGELFERIRSRGRLSEKHAKLIFYQVVLAVSYLHDCGITHRDLKPENILLANNSDVTLAKVSDFGLSKLVDAQTMMKTFCGTPMYVAPEILSTIGRGSYTNQVDVWSLGVILYACLSGSVPFNCYDKNMSLQDQIKCGRYGFPPSKFRHITNKAIDLIKSMMTVNPRKRITIKQVLLHPWLQDRELRETVDTLLSKENDENIAPQSISTNTQYKNEQHQNLIKRARLHL, encoded by the exons ATGAACGATGAACAAATTGTTTTGACATTACCTGCTACACAAAGTGTGGATGCAGTATATTTGACTCCACTAGAATCATCACAAGAGAAAACCACGAAACCTGTATGGGGCAGATTATGTCCTATCAAATTACCTTTTAAGACAAtgg AAATGACCAAAGATGTTTATACTCTTGGTCGAGCAGAATCCTGTGATATTTGTGTTACTAGCAATGAATTAAAACCAAAATGGCTTAGCGTAATGAGTAAGATACACTTTAAAATAACTAGAGAATATATTGGTAATGGTAATGATGCCATAGTATATTTAGAAGACTTAAGCCAAAATGGAACTtttgttaataaaaagaaaataggcCGTGGGAATAAGATAATACTCGAAAGTAACGATATAATATCTTTAGCACAACCTATAGTCACtg TTTATATATTCATGAGTACAACAGCATGTGAAAGCAACAATCTTCCTCCAGAACTCAAAGATAAATATACAATGTCATATAAATTAGGATCTGGGGCATGTGGAGAAGTGAATATGGTATTTCATAAAATAGGTTGCCAAAAATTTGCTATGAAAACTATTATGAAAATTGGTAATACAACAAATGGACAAAAACATCCGTTAAATGATCCTGAGAAAATTATGAATgaagttaaaatattaaaagcctTGAAACAT CCTTGCATAATTCGAATGGTAGAAATTGTAGATACCCCAAAAGCAGTATACATAGTTTTGGAATTAATGGAAGGTGGTGAACTTTTTGAAAGAATAAGAAGCAGGGGAAGATTATCAGAAAAACAtgcaaaattgattttttatcaAGTTGTATTAGCTGTTAGTTATCTACATGATTGTGGTATAACTCATAGAGATTTGAAG CCAGAAAACATATTATTAGCTAACAATTCAGATGTTACATTAGCAAAAGTATCAGACTTTGGTTTATCAAAGTTGGTTGATGCACAAACTATGATGAAGACATTTTGTGGGACCCCTATGTATGTTGCACCTGAGATATTGTCTACTATTGGACGTGGTTCTTACACGAATCAA GTTGATGTATGGAGTTTGGGAGTAATATTGTATGCTTGTTTAAGTGGTTCAGTACCTTTTAATTGTTACGACAAGAATATGAGTTTGCAAGATCAAATAAAGTGTGGACGTTATGGTTTTCCTCCTTCCAAATTTAGACATATAACAAACAAAGCTATAGATCtg ATTAAGAGTATGATGACAGTAAATCCGAGAAAAAGGATTACAATCAAACAAGTTCTATTACATCCTTGGTTACAAGATCGTGAACTTCGAGAAACTGTTGATACCTTATTATCGAAAGAAAATGACGAAAACATAGCGCCGCAAAGTATTTCCACTAACACTCAATACAAGAATGAACAGcatcaaaatttaattaaaagagcGAGGTTGCATCTATAA
- the LOC100649650 gene encoding succinate dehydrogenase [ubiquinone] iron-sulfur subunit, mitochondrial, producing MFNFNIISHASRFWSCTIVSLRRGMRQNSRFSSHRFLSSAGKAEKQPSETENIIDAEIAVVKECKTPPEDRKIPEKPRLQTVRVYRWNPEKPNVKPFMQQFSVDLNKCGTMVLDVLALIKAEHDPTLSYRRSCREGICGSCSMNINGVNTLACITKVKESPKPIVIYPLPHSYVIRDLVTDMEQFLKQYQHIEPFLKRPGEDNFLGLRQILQSPKDRDKLNGLYECILCGCCTYSCPPYWWLGDKFLGPATLLQAYRWIIDSRDMGHKERLSKLRDFYSVYRCHTIFNCTKTCPKALNPGKAIAQIKRLLAGLTKKERPDMETPLPNPCNGEEQYQCREE from the exons ATGTTCAACTTCAATATTATTAGTCATGCGAGCCGATTTTGGTCTTGTACAATTGTATCTCTTCGACGAGGCATGCGTCAAAATAGTCGTTTTTCAAGCCATAGATTTTTGTCCAGTGCAGGAAAGGCAGAAAAGCAACCATCTGAGACAGAAAACATAATTGACGCCGAAATCGCCGTTGTGAAAGAATGCAAAACACCTCCAGAA GATCGGAAGATACCGGAAAAGCCCAGACTGCAAACTGTTCGAGTATATCGTTGGAATCCTGAAAAACCAAACGTAAAACCTTTCATGCAACAATTCAGTGTGGATTTAAATAAATGCGGCACCATGGTATTAGATGTATTGGCATTAATAAAAGCGGAACATGACCCCACGTTATCGTATCGAAGATCCTGTCGCGAGGGAATTTGCGGAAGTTGTTCGATGAATATAAATGGTGTTAATACCTTGGCTTGCATCAC AAAAGTGAAGGAATCACCAAAACCTATAGTCATATATCCTTTACCGCATTCATACGTAATTAGAGACTTAGTAACGGATATGGAACAATTCCTGAAACAATACCAGCATATTGAACCATTTTTAAAACGTCCCGGAGAAGACAATTTTCTCGGTTTACGACAAATCCTACAAAGTCCAAAAGATAGAGATAAACTTAATGGTTTATACGAGTGCATCCTCTGTGGATGTTGTACTTATTCTTGTCCACCGTATTGGTGGCTTGGTGATAAGTTTTTAGGTCCTGCAACTCTTCTGCAG GCTTATAGGTGGATAATAGATTCACGTGACATGGGGCATAAAGAAAGACTTAGTAAATTACGTGATTTTTATTCCGTATATCGATGTCATACTATTTTCAATTGTACAAAAACTTGTCCGAAG GCTCTAAATCCCGGAAAAGCAATAGCTCAAATAAAACGACTGTTAGCGGGACTAACAAAAAAGGAACGGCCAGACATGGAAACTCCACTTCCAAACCCATGTAACGGCGAAGAACAATACCAATGCAGAGAAGAATag
- the LOC100649405 gene encoding trifunctional purine biosynthetic protein adenosine-3 isoform X1: MQYAVLVIGSGGREHAIAWKLSQSPYVNKIYVSPGNSGISSVEKVSLVKLNVKDNKEVATWSKDNKVNLVIIGPEEYLANGLADELKNAGINCFGPQKAASKIEADKYWAKEFMDKCQIPTARWKGFVNAEEAKKFVKSAPYPALVIKASGLAAGKGVIVAKDKEEACRAIDEILIDRKFGSAGESIVVEELLEGEEVSVLAFTDGKTIVPMAPAQDHKRIFDGDTGPNTGGMGAYCPCPLLNKADYELVKADILQKTVDGLRQEQISYVGVLYAGLMLTKEGPKVLEFNCRFGDPETQVVLPLLKSDLFNIMKACCEGSLVESEVIWEENLFAVGVILASRGYPVSSSKGQVIIGVNDISRETNQFVFHSGTSISSEGELLTNGGRVLITVSLAPSLALAAAKATRAAQIISFEGKQFRTDIAHKGIARSILHHGQLTYKSSGVDIEAGNSLVSAIKPTTYSTQRLGTMGSIGSFGGLFDIKATGYKDPILISGTDGVGTKLKIAFECKKHNTVGIDLVAMCVNDVLAHGAEPLFFLDYFACGKLNVDIASNVINGISEGCRKAGCSLIGGETAEMPDMYSNEEYDLAGFAVGVVERNDLLPRVNDIQEGDIVIGLSSSGVHSNGFSLVRKILKLANKKYSDVAPFSENNRTIGEELLEPTKIYVKGVIPALRTNLVKAFAHITGGGLTENIPRILPKDMGAVLDAKTWIIQPIFAWLATVGEVNKEEMLRTFNCGIGAILICSERDKDKVLSKLQIENAKIIGHIINYKKNHTRIHVKNFEEALELKMRQYIPDIISQLSKPLKKVGVLISGSGTNLQSLIDATKDRSQHIGAEIVIVISNKPNVEGLKRAEKAGIKTVVIKHTDYPNRDAFDAAMNVELNAFGVEIVCLAGFMRILSDNFVNQWRGALINVHPSLLPSFKGAHAHRDVLAAGVRVSGCTVHFVKPDIDSGAIIEQAAVPVLPHDTIETLQERVKTVEHCIFPLALKHLATGRIQLNEDNSITWNY, from the exons ATGCAGTATGCGGTTTTAGTTATTGGTAGTGGTGGTAGAGAACATGCCATTGCTTGGAAACTTTCACAATCTCCTTAT gtaaataaaatttatgtttccCCTGGAAATAGTGGAATTTCATCAGTTGAGAAAGTTTCTCTAGTCAAATTAAATGTTAAAGATAATaag GAAGTAGCAACATGGAGCAaagataataaagtaaatttggTAATTATTGGTCCAGAAGAATATTTGGCTAATGGATTAGCAGATGAATTAAAGAATGCAGGTATTAATTGTTTTGGTCCACAAAAAGCAGCATCTAAAATTGAAGCGGATAAATACTGGGCAAAAGAATTCATGGATAAATGTCAAATTCCTACTGCAAGATGGAAGGGATTTGTAAATGCAGAAGAAGCaaagaaatttgttaaaag tgCACCATATCCAGCACTTGTAATAAAAGCTTCAGGTTTAGCAGCTGGGAAAGGAGTCATAGTAGCAAAAGATAAAGAAGAAGCTTGTAGAGCTATAGATGAAATATTAATAGACAGAAAATTTGGGTCTGCTGGTGAATCAATAGTTGTAGAAGAATTATTAGAAGGAGAAGAAGTATCTGTACTTGCATTTACAGATg GGAAAACTATTGTGCCAATGGCACCTGCACAAGAtcataaaagaatatttgatgGAGATACAGGACCAAATACTGGTGGTATGGGTGCTTATTGCCCATGTCCATTGCTAAACAAAGCAGATTATGAATTAGTGAAAGCAGACATCTTACAAAAAACTGTTGACGGTCTTAGACAAGAACAAATTTCATATGTTG gCGTATTATACGCTGGATTAATGTTAACAAAAGAAGGACCAAAAGTTCTAGAATTTAACTGTAGATTTGGAGATCCTGAAACACAAGTAGTGTTACCATTGTTGAaatcagatttatttaatattatgaag GCCTGTTGTGAGGGTTCTTTAGTTGAATCTGAAGTTATATGGGAAGAAAATCTGTTTGCTGTTGGTGTTATTTTAGCATCTCGAGGATATCCAGTATCATCATCAAAGGGTCAAGTTATAATCGGCGTCAATGATATTTCGCGTGAAACAAATCAATTTGTTTTCCATAGTGGTACAAGTATCTCTTCTGAAGGAGAGTTATTAACTAACG gtGGAAGAGTTTTGATTACTGTAAGTTTAGCTCCTTCATTGGCTTTGGCTGCTGCTAAAGCAACACGTGCCGCCCAAATCATTTCATTCGAAGGAAAGCAATTTAGAACAGATATAGCACATAAAGGAATAGCAAG GTCTATATTGCACCATGGACAATTGACATATAAAAGTAGTGGTGTGGACATAGAAGCTGGAAATTCATTAGTTTCAGCTATTAAACCAACAACTTACTCGACGCAACGTTTAGGTACAATGGGTTCGATTGGTAGTTTTGGTGGTTTATTTGACATAAAAGCTACTGGTTATAAAGATCCAATCTTAATATCTGGAACCGATGGTGTTGGAACTAAATTAAAG ATAGCGTTTGAATGTAAAAAACATAATACAGTGGGCATAGATTTAGTGGCTATGTGTGTAAATGATGTTCTTGCACATGGTGCTGAACCTTTATTCTTTCTGGATTATTTTGCTTGTGGTAAATTAAACGTTGATATAGCTAGCAATGTTATAAATGGAATAAGTGAAGGATGTAGAAAAGCTGGATGTTCATTA ATAGGCGGGGAAACAGCAGAAATGCCAGATATGTATTCCAACGAAGAATACGATTTAGCCGGTTTTGCTGTGGGAGTAGTTGAAAGAAATGATTTGCTTCCACGTGTAAATGACATACAAGAAGGTGATATTGTAATTGGCTTATCATCAAGTGGTGTGCATAGTAATGGATTCAGTCTTGttcgaaaaattttaaaattagcaaataaaaaatattcagatGTGGCACCTTTCTCTGAAAATAATCGTACAATCG GCGAAGAATTGTTAGAGCCAACGAAAATTTACGTAAAGGGAGTAATTCCTGCTTTGCGCACGAATTTAGTAAAAGCATTTGCGCATATTACTGGAGGAGGTCTGACAGAAAACATCCCAAGAATTTTACCAAAAGATATGGGAGCAGTTTTGGATGCAAAGACGTGGATTATTCAACCAATTTTTGCTTGGTTGGCAACTGTAG GAGAAGTTAATAAAGAAGAAATGTTAAGAACGTTTAATTGTGGCATTGGTGCTATCCTAATTTGTTCGGAAAGAGATAAAGACAAAGTGTTAAGTAAATTACAAATAGAAAATGCTAAGATTATTGgacatataattaattataaaa AAAATCACACTAGAATACACGTTAAAAATTTTGAGGAAGCGTTAGAATTGAAAATGAGACAATACATACCAGATATAATTTCACAATTAAGTAAGCCTTTAAAAAAAGTGGGTGTTTTGATATCTGGTAGCGGAACCAATTTACAATCACTAATTGATGCAACTAAAGATCGATCTCAACATATTGGTGCAGAAATTGTTATAGTAATATCTAATAAACCAAATGTTGAAGGACTTAAACGAGCTGAAAAAGCTGGTATTAAGACGGTG GTTATTAAACATACGGATTATCCTAATCGAGACGCATTCGATGCAGCAATGAATGTTGAACTCAATGCTTTTGGAGTTGAAATAGTCTGTCTTGCTGGTTTCATGCGCATTTTATCAGATAATTTCGTAAATCAATGGCGTGGTGCCTTAATAAATGTGCATCCTTCATTATTACCATCATTTAAAGGTGCACATGCACATAGAGATGTTTTAGCAGCTGGAGTACGTGTTTCTGGATGTACAGTGCATTTCGTGAAA ccTGATATAGATTCTGGAGCAATCATTGAACAAGCAGCAGTGCCTGTACTGCCACATGACACTATAGAAACTCTTCAAGAGCGAGTGAAGACAGTTGAACATTGTATCTTCCCACTAGCTCTAAAACATTTAGCTACAGGAAGGATACAGTTAAACGAAGATAATTCCATTACATGGAATTATTGA
- the LOC100649405 gene encoding trifunctional purine biosynthetic protein adenosine-3 isoform X3 yields MQYAVLVIGSGGREHAIAWKLSQSPYVNKIYVSPGNSGISSVEKVSLVKLNVKDNKEVATWSKDNKVNLVIIGPEEYLANGLADELKNAGINCFGPQKAASKIEADKYWAKEFMDKCQIPTARWKGFVNAEEAKKFVKSAPYPALVIKASGLAAGKGVIVAKDKEEACRAIDEILIDRKFGSAGESIVVEELLEGEEVSVLAFTDGKTIVPMAPAQDHKRIFDGDTGPNTGGMGAYCPCPLLNKADYELVKADILQKTVDGLRQEQISYVGVLYAGLMLTKEGPKVLEFNCRFGDPETQVVLPLLKSDLFNIMKACCEGSLVESEVIWEENLFAVGVILASRGYPVSSSKGQVIIGVNDISRETNQFVFHSGTSISSEGELLTNGGRVLITVSLAPSLALAAAKATRAAQIISFEGKQFRTDIAHKGIARSILHHGQLTYKSSGVDIEAGNSLVSAIKPTTYSTQRLGTMGSIGSFGGLFDIKATGYKDPILISGTDGVGTKLKIAFECKKHNTVGIDLVAMCVNDVLAHGAEPLFFLDYFACGKLNVDIASNVINGISEGCRKAGCSLAKNC; encoded by the exons ATGCAGTATGCGGTTTTAGTTATTGGTAGTGGTGGTAGAGAACATGCCATTGCTTGGAAACTTTCACAATCTCCTTAT gtaaataaaatttatgtttccCCTGGAAATAGTGGAATTTCATCAGTTGAGAAAGTTTCTCTAGTCAAATTAAATGTTAAAGATAATaag GAAGTAGCAACATGGAGCAaagataataaagtaaatttggTAATTATTGGTCCAGAAGAATATTTGGCTAATGGATTAGCAGATGAATTAAAGAATGCAGGTATTAATTGTTTTGGTCCACAAAAAGCAGCATCTAAAATTGAAGCGGATAAATACTGGGCAAAAGAATTCATGGATAAATGTCAAATTCCTACTGCAAGATGGAAGGGATTTGTAAATGCAGAAGAAGCaaagaaatttgttaaaag tgCACCATATCCAGCACTTGTAATAAAAGCTTCAGGTTTAGCAGCTGGGAAAGGAGTCATAGTAGCAAAAGATAAAGAAGAAGCTTGTAGAGCTATAGATGAAATATTAATAGACAGAAAATTTGGGTCTGCTGGTGAATCAATAGTTGTAGAAGAATTATTAGAAGGAGAAGAAGTATCTGTACTTGCATTTACAGATg GGAAAACTATTGTGCCAATGGCACCTGCACAAGAtcataaaagaatatttgatgGAGATACAGGACCAAATACTGGTGGTATGGGTGCTTATTGCCCATGTCCATTGCTAAACAAAGCAGATTATGAATTAGTGAAAGCAGACATCTTACAAAAAACTGTTGACGGTCTTAGACAAGAACAAATTTCATATGTTG gCGTATTATACGCTGGATTAATGTTAACAAAAGAAGGACCAAAAGTTCTAGAATTTAACTGTAGATTTGGAGATCCTGAAACACAAGTAGTGTTACCATTGTTGAaatcagatttatttaatattatgaag GCCTGTTGTGAGGGTTCTTTAGTTGAATCTGAAGTTATATGGGAAGAAAATCTGTTTGCTGTTGGTGTTATTTTAGCATCTCGAGGATATCCAGTATCATCATCAAAGGGTCAAGTTATAATCGGCGTCAATGATATTTCGCGTGAAACAAATCAATTTGTTTTCCATAGTGGTACAAGTATCTCTTCTGAAGGAGAGTTATTAACTAACG gtGGAAGAGTTTTGATTACTGTAAGTTTAGCTCCTTCATTGGCTTTGGCTGCTGCTAAAGCAACACGTGCCGCCCAAATCATTTCATTCGAAGGAAAGCAATTTAGAACAGATATAGCACATAAAGGAATAGCAAG GTCTATATTGCACCATGGACAATTGACATATAAAAGTAGTGGTGTGGACATAGAAGCTGGAAATTCATTAGTTTCAGCTATTAAACCAACAACTTACTCGACGCAACGTTTAGGTACAATGGGTTCGATTGGTAGTTTTGGTGGTTTATTTGACATAAAAGCTACTGGTTATAAAGATCCAATCTTAATATCTGGAACCGATGGTGTTGGAACTAAATTAAAG ATAGCGTTTGAATGTAAAAAACATAATACAGTGGGCATAGATTTAGTGGCTATGTGTGTAAATGATGTTCTTGCACATGGTGCTGAACCTTTATTCTTTCTGGATTATTTTGCTTGTGGTAAATTAAACGTTGATATAGCTAGCAATGTTATAAATGGAATAAGTGAAGGATGTAGAAAAGCTGGATGTTCATTA GCGAAGAATTGTTAG
- the LOC100649405 gene encoding trifunctional purine biosynthetic protein adenosine-3 isoform X2: protein MQYAVLVIGSGGREHAIAWKLSQSPYVNKIYVSPGNSGISSVEKVSLVKLNVKDNKEVATWSKDNKVNLVIIGPEEYLANGLADELKNAGINCFGPQKAASKIEADKYWAKEFMDKCQIPTARWKGFVNAEEAKKFVKSAPYPALVIKASGLAAGKGVIVAKDKEEACRAIDEILIDRKFGSAGESIVVEELLEGEEVSVLAFTDGKTIVPMAPAQDHKRIFDGDTGPNTGGMGAYCPCPLLNKADYELVKADILQKTVDGLRQEQISYVGVLYAGLMLTKEGPKVLEFNCRFGDPETQVVLPLLKSDLFNIMKACCEGSLVESEVIWEENLFAVGVILASRGYPVSSSKGQVIIGVNDISRETNQFVFHSGTSISSEGELLTNGGRVLITVSLAPSLALAAAKATRAAQIISFEGKQFRTDIAHKGIARSILHHGQLTYKSSGVDIEAGNSLVSAIKPTTYSTQRLGTMGSIGSFGGLFDIKATGYKDPILISGTDGVGTKLKIAFECKKHNTVGIDLVAMCVNDVLAHGAEPLFFLDYFACGKLNVDIASNVINGISEGCRKAGCSLAGKQQKCQICIPTKNTI from the exons ATGCAGTATGCGGTTTTAGTTATTGGTAGTGGTGGTAGAGAACATGCCATTGCTTGGAAACTTTCACAATCTCCTTAT gtaaataaaatttatgtttccCCTGGAAATAGTGGAATTTCATCAGTTGAGAAAGTTTCTCTAGTCAAATTAAATGTTAAAGATAATaag GAAGTAGCAACATGGAGCAaagataataaagtaaatttggTAATTATTGGTCCAGAAGAATATTTGGCTAATGGATTAGCAGATGAATTAAAGAATGCAGGTATTAATTGTTTTGGTCCACAAAAAGCAGCATCTAAAATTGAAGCGGATAAATACTGGGCAAAAGAATTCATGGATAAATGTCAAATTCCTACTGCAAGATGGAAGGGATTTGTAAATGCAGAAGAAGCaaagaaatttgttaaaag tgCACCATATCCAGCACTTGTAATAAAAGCTTCAGGTTTAGCAGCTGGGAAAGGAGTCATAGTAGCAAAAGATAAAGAAGAAGCTTGTAGAGCTATAGATGAAATATTAATAGACAGAAAATTTGGGTCTGCTGGTGAATCAATAGTTGTAGAAGAATTATTAGAAGGAGAAGAAGTATCTGTACTTGCATTTACAGATg GGAAAACTATTGTGCCAATGGCACCTGCACAAGAtcataaaagaatatttgatgGAGATACAGGACCAAATACTGGTGGTATGGGTGCTTATTGCCCATGTCCATTGCTAAACAAAGCAGATTATGAATTAGTGAAAGCAGACATCTTACAAAAAACTGTTGACGGTCTTAGACAAGAACAAATTTCATATGTTG gCGTATTATACGCTGGATTAATGTTAACAAAAGAAGGACCAAAAGTTCTAGAATTTAACTGTAGATTTGGAGATCCTGAAACACAAGTAGTGTTACCATTGTTGAaatcagatttatttaatattatgaag GCCTGTTGTGAGGGTTCTTTAGTTGAATCTGAAGTTATATGGGAAGAAAATCTGTTTGCTGTTGGTGTTATTTTAGCATCTCGAGGATATCCAGTATCATCATCAAAGGGTCAAGTTATAATCGGCGTCAATGATATTTCGCGTGAAACAAATCAATTTGTTTTCCATAGTGGTACAAGTATCTCTTCTGAAGGAGAGTTATTAACTAACG gtGGAAGAGTTTTGATTACTGTAAGTTTAGCTCCTTCATTGGCTTTGGCTGCTGCTAAAGCAACACGTGCCGCCCAAATCATTTCATTCGAAGGAAAGCAATTTAGAACAGATATAGCACATAAAGGAATAGCAAG GTCTATATTGCACCATGGACAATTGACATATAAAAGTAGTGGTGTGGACATAGAAGCTGGAAATTCATTAGTTTCAGCTATTAAACCAACAACTTACTCGACGCAACGTTTAGGTACAATGGGTTCGATTGGTAGTTTTGGTGGTTTATTTGACATAAAAGCTACTGGTTATAAAGATCCAATCTTAATATCTGGAACCGATGGTGTTGGAACTAAATTAAAG ATAGCGTTTGAATGTAAAAAACATAATACAGTGGGCATAGATTTAGTGGCTATGTGTGTAAATGATGTTCTTGCACATGGTGCTGAACCTTTATTCTTTCTGGATTATTTTGCTTGTGGTAAATTAAACGTTGATATAGCTAGCAATGTTATAAATGGAATAAGTGAAGGATGTAGAAAAGCTGGATGTTCATTA GCGGGGAAACAGCAGAAATGCCAGATATGTATTCCAACGAAGAATACGATTTAG